The following are from one region of the Paenibacillus sp. KS-LC4 genome:
- a CDS encoding sugar phosphate isomerase/epimerase — translation MGQIGIGLQLYTLRDATAEDFEGTLRKVAAMGYEGVEFAGYGGIEAEKMRDLLQELGLKAIGSHIGLHLLESQLDEEIAYLKTIGAKYAICPYLLDDQRSAEAWAKHFVAFEEYGKRFREAGIDFAYHNHDFEFKVEIDGKEVFDALYERISPELLKVEMDIGWVQFSGKDPLAYIAKYAGRLPLLHLKDYRDNNGQLPIDTVELGRGDLPLLPIINSAVEAGVEWLIVEQDTCANPPIEAVAESMDWLKKNFLSA, via the coding sequence GTGGGACAAATCGGAATTGGTTTGCAATTGTATACGCTCCGTGACGCGACAGCGGAAGACTTCGAGGGGACGCTTCGCAAGGTTGCGGCAATGGGCTATGAAGGCGTGGAATTTGCGGGTTATGGCGGTATTGAAGCGGAGAAAATGCGTGATTTGCTTCAGGAGCTTGGACTGAAGGCAATCGGAAGCCATATCGGCCTGCATTTGCTGGAAAGCCAGCTGGATGAAGAAATCGCTTACTTGAAAACAATTGGCGCAAAATATGCGATTTGTCCTTATTTGCTGGATGATCAGCGCAGCGCTGAAGCTTGGGCGAAGCATTTTGTAGCTTTTGAGGAGTATGGCAAGCGTTTCCGCGAGGCGGGAATTGATTTTGCTTATCATAACCATGATTTTGAATTTAAAGTGGAAATCGACGGCAAAGAAGTATTTGATGCGCTTTATGAGCGAATCAGCCCTGAGCTGCTAAAAGTAGAAATGGATATCGGATGGGTGCAATTTTCCGGCAAAGACCCGCTCGCATACATTGCGAAATATGCAGGACGCCTGCCTTTGCTTCATTTGAAGGACTACCGCGACAACAATGGCCAGCTGCCAATTGATACGGTAGAACTGGGCCGCGGCGACCTTCCGCTGCTTCCTATCATTAATAGCGCAGTTGAAGCGGGTGTAGAATGGCTGATCGTTGAGCAGGATACTTGTGCGAATCCGCCGATTGAAGCAGTAGCAGAAAGCATGGACTGGCTGAAAAAGAACTTTTTGAGCGCTTAA
- a CDS encoding CAP domain-containing protein — translation MKKQPFKVGVAAVAAAALIGAGVAAPSTVGAAPVVKANSKITAYSIDQDLLKQIAEQYGIDLSKINFNGITINFPNTATTNTGATQPSTGTTKPSTGSGSTGSTKPSTGSGTTGTTKPTTGTGSGSSNTGSGTTVDQSAYQSEVVKIVNQERASAGLPALTVDALLTKVAVAKAKDMADNKYFSHTSPTYGSPFDMMKSFGVSYSYAGENIAAGQRNPSEVMTAWMNSAGHKANILSKNFGKIGVGYYNGQWVQEFTN, via the coding sequence ATGAAGAAGCAACCATTTAAAGTAGGTGTCGCTGCCGTTGCCGCAGCCGCATTAATCGGTGCAGGCGTAGCAGCACCATCGACGGTGGGAGCAGCACCAGTAGTGAAGGCGAACTCCAAGATTACTGCTTATAGCATAGACCAAGACTTGTTGAAGCAAATTGCGGAGCAATACGGAATTGATTTGAGCAAGATTAACTTTAACGGTATTACAATCAACTTCCCTAACACAGCAACAACAAATACAGGAGCAACGCAGCCGAGCACAGGAACGACGAAGCCAAGCACAGGCTCAGGTTCCACTGGCAGCACGAAACCAAGCACAGGCTCTGGTACAACAGGAACAACGAAGCCAACGACTGGAACAGGCTCTGGTTCTTCGAATACGGGAAGCGGTACAACGGTTGATCAAAGCGCTTATCAAAGCGAAGTAGTCAAAATTGTAAACCAAGAGCGTGCAAGCGCGGGTCTTCCAGCTTTGACGGTTGATGCGTTGCTTACAAAAGTTGCTGTTGCCAAAGCGAAGGATATGGCCGACAACAAATATTTCAGCCATACCTCCCCAACCTACGGGTCGCCGTTTGATATGATGAAGAGCTTCGGTGTTAGCTACTCTTACGCTGGTGAGAACATTGCTGCCGGACAACGCAACCCGTCCGAGGTTATGACTGCATGGATGAACAGCGCGGGCCACAAAGCAAATATTTTGAGCAAAAACTTCGGCAAAATCGGTGTTGGTTATTACAATGGCCAATGGGTACAAGAATTTACGAACTAG
- the yicI gene encoding alpha-xylosidase — protein MKFTDGNWMLREQYNLLGAVQAHDFEQKDGVLTAYASPRPILSRSNMLDTMLLTVRFHSPMPGVVGVKLIHHMGVRERGPVFELTKETGNFVTIEETEEAAILTSGSLSVHIRKGPEWSVDFYRGSERITGSQQKSMAYITEGKEKAYMREELDLGVGEWVYGLGERFTPFVRNGQVVDIWNQDGGTSSEQAYKNIPFYVTNKGYGVFVNQPDLVSFEIASEKVKKVQFHVSGESLEYFVIDGPSIKEVLGKYTELTGKPSLPPAWTFGLWLSTSFTTNYDEATVNSFVDGMEERGLPLHVFHFDCFWMRDFHWTDFKWDERIFPDPVGMLKRLKNKGLKICVWINPYIAQRSRLFEEAREKGYLIKKPNGDVWQWDMWQPGMGIVDFSNPAACEWYKGYLRELVDMGVDSFKTDFGERIPTNVVYHDGSDPEKMHNFYTYQYNKVVFEVLEEKLGKNEAALFARSATVGGQKFPVHWGGDCYADYESMAESLRGGLSLGLSGFGFWSHDIGGFESTAPAHVFKRWLAFGLLSSHSRLHGSRSYRVPWAYDTEAVDVTRFFTKLKCSLMPYLFNTAAQAVEHGLPSMRAMVLEFPEDPTSEFLDRQYMLGDSIMVAPVFDENGFVQYYLPEGSWTHLLTGEIVEGGKWFKETHDFLSLPLFVRPNSIIAIGANDTKPDYDYADGVKLTAYSLADGASASTTVRDLKGAAELLVTMKREGNEVSVKVQGSGKALSLTLHGIGEVAKVDGAASLVDGVVSIAAGAKETALTITLK, from the coding sequence ATGAAATTTACTGACGGCAACTGGATGCTGCGTGAGCAGTACAACCTTCTTGGCGCGGTACAAGCCCATGATTTTGAGCAAAAGGATGGCGTGCTTACCGCTTATGCGTCTCCGCGTCCTATTTTGTCACGTTCCAATATGTTAGATACGATGCTGCTTACGGTTCGGTTTCATTCTCCGATGCCAGGTGTTGTAGGCGTCAAGCTGATTCATCACATGGGCGTGCGTGAGCGTGGTCCTGTATTCGAGCTGACGAAGGAAACCGGCAATTTTGTTACTATAGAAGAAACAGAAGAAGCGGCGATCCTGACAAGCGGCAGCCTTAGTGTTCATATTCGCAAAGGCCCGGAGTGGTCAGTGGATTTTTACCGCGGCTCAGAGCGCATTACCGGAAGTCAGCAGAAGTCGATGGCGTATATTACGGAAGGCAAGGAGAAAGCCTATATGCGCGAGGAGCTTGATCTTGGTGTGGGCGAATGGGTTTATGGGCTCGGCGAGCGTTTTACTCCTTTCGTGCGCAACGGCCAGGTCGTTGATATTTGGAATCAGGATGGCGGCACAAGCTCCGAGCAAGCGTATAAAAATATTCCCTTCTATGTAACGAATAAAGGCTACGGCGTATTCGTCAACCAACCGGATCTCGTTTCCTTTGAGATTGCGTCGGAGAAAGTGAAAAAGGTTCAATTTCATGTGTCCGGCGAATCCCTTGAATATTTCGTTATAGATGGCCCGTCGATTAAAGAGGTGCTTGGCAAATATACCGAGCTGACCGGCAAGCCTTCTTTGCCGCCGGCATGGACGTTCGGACTATGGCTGTCGACCTCTTTTACAACCAATTATGATGAAGCAACGGTGAACTCCTTCGTCGATGGCATGGAAGAGCGCGGCTTGCCGCTGCATGTATTCCACTTCGACTGTTTCTGGATGCGCGATTTCCACTGGACGGATTTCAAATGGGACGAGCGGATATTCCCGGACCCTGTCGGCATGCTGAAACGCCTGAAGAACAAGGGGCTAAAAATCTGCGTATGGATAAATCCTTACATTGCACAGCGCTCCCGTCTGTTCGAAGAGGCCAGGGAAAAGGGCTACTTGATCAAAAAACCAAATGGCGACGTATGGCAATGGGATATGTGGCAGCCTGGCATGGGCATTGTGGACTTCTCGAATCCTGCGGCCTGCGAATGGTACAAAGGCTATCTGCGTGAGCTTGTAGATATGGGCGTCGACAGCTTTAAAACCGACTTCGGCGAGCGAATTCCGACCAATGTGGTGTACCACGACGGCTCTGACCCTGAAAAAATGCATAATTTCTACACCTACCAATACAATAAGGTTGTATTTGAGGTATTGGAAGAGAAGCTGGGCAAAAATGAAGCTGCGCTGTTCGCGCGTTCCGCTACCGTTGGCGGTCAAAAGTTCCCGGTTCACTGGGGCGGAGATTGCTACGCGGATTATGAGTCCATGGCTGAATCGCTGCGCGGCGGCCTGTCGCTAGGCTTGTCCGGCTTTGGCTTCTGGAGCCATGATATCGGCGGCTTTGAGAGTACTGCTCCAGCCCATGTCTTCAAGCGCTGGCTTGCGTTTGGCTTGCTTTCCAGCCACAGCCGGCTGCATGGCAGCAGATCGTACCGGGTGCCTTGGGCGTATGACACGGAGGCGGTTGATGTTACCCGCTTCTTCACGAAGCTCAAATGTAGCCTGATGCCTTACCTGTTTAATACAGCTGCGCAAGCGGTGGAGCATGGCTTGCCGTCGATGCGTGCTATGGTGCTGGAATTCCCGGAGGACCCAACCTCCGAATTCCTTGATCGCCAGTACATGCTGGGTGATTCCATTATGGTTGCTCCTGTATTCGACGAAAACGGCTTTGTGCAATATTATTTGCCGGAAGGAAGCTGGACGCATCTGCTGACTGGAGAGATTGTAGAAGGTGGAAAATGGTTTAAGGAAACGCATGATTTCCTCTCGCTTCCATTATTCGTTCGTCCAAATTCGATCATTGCAATCGGTGCGAATGACACGAAACCGGATTATGACTATGCGGATGGCGTAAAGCTGACGGCTTACAGCCTTGCTGATGGAGCATCGGCATCGACCACGGTTCGCGACTTGAAAGGAGCTGCCGAGCTGCTCGTTACCATGAAACGCGAAGGCAATGAAGTCTCCGTGAAAGTACAGGGCAGCGGCAAAGCGCTCAGTCTGACCCTTCATGGCATTGGCGAAGTGGCAAAAGTCGATGGCGCGGCTTCGCTTGTGGACGGCGTTGTATCCATTGCTGCTGGCGCGAAAGAAACGGCGCTGACGATTACGTTGAAGTAA
- a CDS encoding (2Fe-2S)-binding protein translates to MNEYMYRLLKERFNLITDEPAEVVYTSAAAALLEQSVMEELLELYQPLVNGMEQIVAEVYAAFWFRRPLLALVYLLAKYRMAPNLSLDNLTLYICKADGYYHVYFKLNNAELLESPSLEEKEAGEWVRARLEVFFHDTLAPFFHSIERAGTAKASLLWGQLPTSLAYEYGVIMDSSESEAVKESVDRLYKMMKTLDPAIFNRKRNPLDVKFQYTEAIDDPEKQMRIKYACCHYYKVEGGRYCYTCPRISNTERDQRRSEHRAKLK, encoded by the coding sequence ATGAATGAATATATGTATCGACTGTTAAAGGAGCGGTTTAATCTGATTACAGATGAACCTGCGGAGGTGGTCTACACAAGTGCTGCTGCGGCCTTGCTTGAACAGTCTGTGATGGAGGAGCTACTTGAATTATATCAGCCGCTTGTGAATGGAATGGAGCAAATTGTTGCTGAGGTTTATGCGGCCTTCTGGTTTCGCAGGCCGCTGCTGGCGCTCGTTTATTTGCTGGCAAAATATCGCATGGCCCCAAATTTGTCGTTGGATAATTTGACGCTATACATTTGCAAAGCAGATGGATATTATCATGTGTATTTCAAGCTGAACAACGCTGAGCTGCTGGAGTCTCCATCTCTGGAGGAGAAGGAGGCTGGCGAATGGGTGCGTGCGCGGCTTGAAGTTTTTTTTCACGACACCCTTGCTCCATTCTTTCATAGTATAGAGCGGGCTGGAACGGCGAAAGCTAGCCTGCTGTGGGGGCAGCTGCCCACTTCGCTTGCGTATGAGTATGGCGTCATAATGGATTCCTCGGAAAGCGAAGCGGTGAAGGAATCCGTTGATAGGCTGTATAAGATGATGAAGACGCTTGATCCTGCGATTTTTAATCGCAAAAGGAACCCGCTGGATGTTAAGTTTCAATATACGGAAGCCATTGATGACCCGGAAAAACAGATGCGTATTAAATATGCTTGCTGCCATTATTATAAAGTCGAAGGCGGCCGTTACTGTTATACCTGTCCACGTATTAGCAATACGGAACGGGATCAGCGTCGAAGCGAGCACCGCGCAAAGCTGAAATAG
- a CDS encoding PadR family transcriptional regulator yields MNVQFKKGVLELCVLVLTSEGDRYGYELAVKISSKFEVAVGSVYPLLNRLTQEGYFSTYLKESNEGPPRKYYQLTEAGWLHMRALIVEWSSFSTAVNEIIEEGIRP; encoded by the coding sequence ATGAATGTGCAGTTTAAGAAAGGTGTACTGGAGCTATGTGTTCTCGTCTTGACGTCGGAGGGAGACCGTTACGGCTATGAGCTGGCGGTGAAAATATCTTCCAAGTTCGAGGTAGCCGTAGGAAGTGTATACCCGCTCCTCAACCGTCTAACGCAGGAAGGCTACTTCTCGACTTATCTCAAGGAATCGAATGAAGGGCCGCCACGCAAATATTATCAGCTGACAGAGGCAGGCTGGCTGCATATGAGAGCGCTCATTGTGGAATGGTCGAGCTTCTCGACAGCTGTAAACGAAATTATTGAGGAAGGGATTCGACCATGA
- a CDS encoding 3D domain-containing protein — MKKLSISAAALVLSCALAAAPANAAVQTHKAADGDTFWKLSQQYKVDLDKLLAANPKINPLNIMVGMKLNVPVAAANSNSDRAAKVSAQALPKAAATIKAESLSAKSIMASDGNSYTFSKQLNVKATAYTAAASENGKWGAVDYFGNPLKVGTVAVDSSVIPLGTKLYVTGYDYDGLPGGGMIAVANDMGGAIKGNRIDIFVPGSTATAKSFGIQDVKVYIVN, encoded by the coding sequence ATGAAAAAGCTTAGTATTTCGGCTGCTGCTCTCGTGCTTTCCTGCGCGCTTGCAGCAGCCCCCGCTAACGCGGCGGTTCAAACACATAAAGCGGCAGATGGCGATACATTTTGGAAGCTGTCCCAGCAGTATAAGGTTGATTTAGACAAACTGCTAGCGGCTAATCCAAAAATTAATCCGCTGAACATAATGGTAGGCATGAAATTGAATGTTCCGGTTGCGGCGGCTAATTCTAATTCAGATCGTGCGGCGAAAGTCAGCGCTCAGGCACTGCCAAAAGCGGCAGCGACGATTAAAGCGGAAAGCTTGTCTGCAAAAAGCATTATGGCAAGCGATGGCAATAGCTATACGTTCAGCAAGCAGCTGAATGTCAAAGCGACTGCTTACACAGCGGCAGCCTCGGAAAATGGAAAATGGGGCGCTGTCGATTATTTTGGAAATCCGCTTAAAGTAGGAACAGTGGCTGTAGATTCCTCGGTTATTCCGCTTGGAACGAAGCTTTATGTGACAGGCTACGATTATGATGGTTTGCCGGGTGGCGGCATGATTGCTGTAGCCAATGATATGGGTGGCGCGATTAAAGGCAATCGCATTGATATTTTTGTACCAGGAAGTACAGCTACTGCAAAAAGCTTTGGCATTCAGGATGTCAAAGTATATATAGTCAATTAG
- a CDS encoding DUF4097 family beta strand repeat-containing protein has product MRKLVAVALILVGIGLAGMIYTFSWDELLSFGTKPVSQQKSVDAAGVSSLTVESGSMDIEVVRGSSDQIVARMEGRVSSKYLNKAKLEAEQVGDQLVIKSSYNTGFTIGINFSFLKLIVELPERNWDEVMLKASSGNIGASDMSSRTLVMLTSSGRLKGENLSANEMEYETTSGEIELLGVTGESMKLDVSSGNIKVKNYKAETVKFNATSGEASFINGTGELDGKASSGNIKVEVKEITHSIKLDVTSGNIVVEAEQPPKSAELKLKTSSGSQKVEWNEVQVEKEDDRSFAGTIGAGSAISIDLKTSSGNIAVK; this is encoded by the coding sequence ATGAGAAAGCTAGTGGCTGTTGCACTTATTTTAGTCGGGATCGGCTTAGCTGGTATGATATACACCTTTAGCTGGGATGAGCTGCTGTCCTTCGGAACGAAGCCTGTGAGCCAGCAGAAGAGCGTTGATGCTGCTGGCGTAAGCAGCTTGACGGTAGAGTCAGGCTCGATGGACATTGAAGTAGTGCGTGGCAGCTCAGATCAAATTGTTGCACGAATGGAAGGACGCGTAAGCTCGAAATATTTGAACAAGGCAAAGCTCGAAGCCGAGCAGGTCGGTGATCAATTAGTTATCAAAAGCTCATATAATACGGGTTTTACTATAGGCATCAACTTTTCTTTCCTTAAGCTTATTGTTGAGCTGCCGGAGCGCAACTGGGATGAAGTGATGTTGAAAGCAAGCAGCGGCAACATCGGCGCGTCCGATATGAGCAGTCGCACTTTGGTGATGCTAACCTCTTCAGGACGCTTGAAGGGTGAGAACTTGTCTGCAAATGAGATGGAATATGAAACGACTAGTGGAGAAATTGAGCTGCTTGGTGTGACTGGGGAAAGCATGAAGCTGGATGTCAGCTCTGGCAACATAAAGGTCAAGAACTATAAGGCAGAAACGGTCAAGTTCAATGCGACAAGCGGTGAAGCAAGCTTTATTAATGGCACGGGAGAGCTGGATGGCAAAGCGAGCAGCGGTAACATAAAAGTTGAAGTGAAAGAAATTACTCACAGCATAAAGCTCGATGTTACCTCGGGCAATATCGTCGTTGAAGCGGAGCAGCCGCCAAAGTCTGCTGAGCTTAAGCTGAAAACTTCATCTGGCAGCCAGAAGGTGGAATGGAACGAGGTTCAAGTGGAAAAAGAGGATGACCGTTCCTTTGCTGGAACAATTGGGGCTGGCTCGGCGATCTCCATAGATTTGAAAACCAGCTCGGGCAATATTGCGGTTAAATAG
- a CDS encoding TIGR03943 family protein, with translation MKHHLLRALILTAFALLIVYLSRTNQLSLYIAPRMELYVKLSALGLYAAAIHQLFLALKERRQQHKHSAECGCEHAPSPSVFKNTVIYSLFIFPLALGFFSPAGVLGSKAAAKKGVSFTASTTVQPLGYEPDQLAASLPEPSASIAPKPLTLAERFPYDEYTKAHAEYGMKLYQKPEIAIPEATYIETLTTLDLFRDNFMDKTIDISGFIYKEADMGEQRFAVSRFAMTCCSADAIPYGLMVQVSHADDYKEFAADDWVQVSGKLMTSMYNGNEILTLKLDTIKRIKAPESPYVYANFDF, from the coding sequence ATGAAGCATCATCTGCTTAGAGCACTTATATTAACGGCATTCGCCTTGCTTATCGTTTATTTATCCCGCACTAATCAGCTCTCCCTTTATATTGCGCCAAGGATGGAGCTCTATGTCAAACTGTCTGCTCTTGGATTGTATGCCGCAGCCATTCATCAGCTGTTTCTCGCATTGAAAGAGCGGCGCCAGCAGCACAAGCATTCGGCTGAATGCGGATGTGAGCATGCCCCATCGCCGTCCGTGTTCAAAAACACGGTCATTTACAGCCTGTTTATTTTCCCGCTGGCGCTCGGCTTCTTCTCGCCTGCCGGTGTACTGGGGAGTAAGGCCGCAGCGAAGAAGGGCGTAAGCTTCACGGCTTCTACGACAGTCCAGCCACTCGGTTACGAGCCCGACCAGCTTGCCGCTTCTTTGCCTGAGCCGTCCGCTTCCATTGCGCCAAAGCCGCTGACATTAGCAGAGCGTTTCCCGTATGATGAATACACGAAGGCCCATGCCGAATATGGCATGAAGCTGTATCAGAAGCCGGAAATCGCCATCCCGGAAGCGACTTATATCGAGACGTTAACAACACTCGATTTGTTTCGAGATAATTTTATGGACAAAACGATTGATATCAGCGGTTTTATTTACAAAGAAGCTGACATGGGGGAGCAGCGTTTTGCCGTTAGCCGCTTTGCCATGACCTGCTGCTCGGCAGATGCCATTCCGTATGGTTTAATGGTTCAAGTAAGCCATGCAGACGATTATAAGGAATTTGCCGCAGATGATTGGGTACAAGTATCGGGCAAGCTGATGACCTCCATGTATAATGGCAACGAAATTTTGACCTTAAAGCTGGACACGATTAAACGGATTAAGGCACCCGAATCGCCTTATGTCTATGCGAATTTTGATTTTTAG
- a CDS encoding polysaccharide deacetylase family protein has product MRQRLNKLMILLLIISTFLTSAEALSASSSASSNASTQLAAIADSSGSLSQADKAKSGKKGKKRRTDSMSWVKLQQRYPGAYFLNGSRLKKEAALTFDDAPDPRFTPAILDILAKHHVQATFFLVGTRASKHPEIVKRIHREGHIIGNHSYNHEVMSRLSPNAFHRQVWQTDAILSRMIPYHPHFFRPPYGEMLPKQVAWAQNNGYIVVNWDVDSADWKNNPSSKVILSNMHRTLRPGSIILQHAGGGAAQSLSGTIEALPQLIASLQQKGYRIVTLPELLGKSAERRIR; this is encoded by the coding sequence ATGCGCCAGCGCCTGAATAAATTGATGATTTTGCTGCTCATTATCTCCACCTTTCTAACATCCGCGGAAGCGCTGAGTGCAAGCTCTAGTGCAAGCTCTAATGCAAGCACCCAGCTCGCGGCCATAGCAGACAGCAGCGGCAGTCTAAGTCAGGCGGATAAAGCCAAGTCAGGCAAAAAAGGCAAAAAACGCCGCACCGACAGCATGTCATGGGTTAAGCTGCAGCAGCGCTATCCCGGCGCCTATTTTCTTAATGGATCACGCCTAAAAAAAGAGGCTGCGCTAACCTTCGATGATGCTCCCGACCCTCGCTTTACGCCTGCCATTCTGGATATATTGGCGAAGCATCATGTACAGGCAACTTTTTTTCTTGTTGGCACGAGAGCGAGTAAGCATCCCGAAATCGTAAAAAGAATTCATCGCGAAGGCCACATCATTGGCAATCATTCCTACAATCATGAGGTGATGTCGAGGCTGTCACCGAATGCGTTTCATCGTCAGGTGTGGCAAACCGATGCGATCCTTAGTCGAATGATTCCGTATCATCCGCACTTTTTTCGGCCACCCTATGGCGAAATGCTGCCTAAACAGGTCGCTTGGGCGCAAAACAACGGCTATATCGTTGTAAATTGGGATGTTGATTCAGCAGATTGGAAAAACAACCCATCGAGTAAGGTTATTTTAAGCAATATGCATAGGACACTTCGCCCAGGCTCTATCATTCTACAGCATGCCGGTGGCGGCGCTGCGCAAAGCCTCTCCGGCACAATCGAGGCGCTGCCGCAGCTCATCGCCTCCCTCCAGCAGAAGGGCTATCGCATAGTCACCCTGCCAGAGCTGCTCGGCAAAAGTGCGGAAAGACGCATCCGTTAG
- a CDS encoding O-methyltransferase has protein sequence MELDSMSLARQVDFVFRQLEEELMNAIAGTVCIHIRNNAVGKFGMRHNPLETRNGQFEKLSSGMTAKQVQDFRKMAIEGLKYRRNWTHGEIMYDFAVKNGAGSWSASVCYESNYNTSNWSYRYKQPRQSNLRELYPGAE, from the coding sequence ATGGAGTTGGATTCAATGTCGCTGGCAAGACAAGTTGATTTTGTGTTTCGGCAATTGGAGGAGGAATTAATGAATGCGATTGCAGGAACGGTATGTATACATATCCGCAACAATGCGGTTGGGAAATTTGGCATGAGGCATAATCCTCTAGAGACGAGAAATGGTCAGTTTGAAAAGCTGAGCTCAGGCATGACCGCTAAGCAGGTGCAGGATTTTCGCAAGATGGCGATAGAGGGTCTTAAATATAGACGCAATTGGACGCATGGCGAGATTATGTATGATTTTGCTGTAAAGAATGGGGCTGGATCATGGTCGGCAAGCGTCTGTTATGAGTCAAATTACAATACGTCGAACTGGAGCTACCGATATAAGCAGCCGCGCCAATCGAATTTACGCGAGCTGTATCCTGGTGCTGAATAA
- a CDS encoding DUF1700 domain-containing protein: protein MTMMMTKQKYMSELERLLANVPEQQRREWLFDYYSHFQQAEEHGQSEHEAALELGDPKQIASELLLGYKVERAEVDKGFGNTTKAVLATVSLGFFNIVFVLGPYVAAVGVLIALWATSFAIGLAGVTTVLESTWSGMFTLAQAASIGLVLIGLSILLGVGVNALTKGFFAATVKYLKFNTRIIRGKK, encoded by the coding sequence ATGACCATGATGATGACGAAACAAAAATATATGAGCGAGCTGGAGAGACTGCTAGCCAATGTGCCGGAGCAGCAGCGGCGCGAGTGGCTGTTCGATTATTATAGTCATTTTCAACAGGCGGAGGAGCATGGGCAGAGCGAGCATGAGGCGGCCTTGGAGCTGGGTGATCCGAAGCAGATTGCGAGCGAGCTGCTGCTTGGTTATAAAGTAGAGCGGGCCGAAGTGGACAAAGGCTTCGGTAATACGACTAAGGCGGTGCTTGCAACGGTGAGCTTGGGATTTTTCAATATCGTATTTGTACTAGGGCCTTATGTGGCTGCTGTTGGCGTGCTTATTGCCCTATGGGCGACTAGCTTTGCGATTGGATTGGCAGGCGTCACAACGGTGCTGGAGAGCACGTGGAGCGGCATGTTTACACTCGCCCAGGCAGCCTCTATCGGGCTTGTCCTCATTGGATTGAGTATTTTGCTCGGTGTAGGCGTTAATGCTCTGACAAAAGGGTTTTTCGCTGCAACGGTTAAATATTTGAAGTTTAATACGAGAATCATCAGGGGGAAAAAATAA
- a CDS encoding Gfo/Idh/MocA family oxidoreductase, with product MSKIRVAVVGCGSISKYRHIPEYADNANVELVAFVDPVIERAEGYAEKHGGKAFADYETMLAEIKPDAVSVCTPNALHAPVAIAAANAGAHVLVEKPMAATDEEAAAMIEAAAKNGVKLMVGHNQRFMPPHVKAKELLKTGIIGKVLTFRTSFGHPGPDAWSIDGAESWFFRKPEAIMGAMGDLGVHKSDLIRWLLDDEVAQIAGFVGTVDKDSDVDDNANCILRMKSGAMGSLVASWTYYKGEDNSTILWGSKGVMKIGTHPDDQVIIELRDGTVERYKTGEISTNEKQLSSFVIDKFIDSIVNDTTPAVTGEEGRKSLKVILSAFESQATGKFIDIN from the coding sequence ATGAGCAAAATCAGAGTAGCAGTAGTAGGTTGCGGTTCCATCTCCAAATATCGTCACATTCCCGAATATGCAGACAATGCAAATGTAGAATTAGTTGCATTCGTTGATCCGGTTATTGAGCGTGCAGAAGGCTATGCGGAGAAGCATGGCGGCAAAGCTTTTGCAGATTATGAGACGATGCTGGCTGAAATCAAGCCGGATGCGGTTAGTGTATGTACACCGAATGCGCTTCACGCTCCAGTAGCCATTGCAGCAGCAAACGCTGGCGCACATGTATTGGTTGAGAAGCCGATGGCAGCTACGGATGAAGAAGCGGCAGCAATGATTGAAGCGGCAGCGAAAAATGGCGTTAAGCTGATGGTTGGACATAACCAACGCTTTATGCCTCCGCATGTAAAGGCGAAGGAATTGCTGAAAACGGGCATTATCGGCAAAGTTTTGACCTTCCGTACGTCGTTTGGTCACCCAGGCCCGGATGCATGGAGCATTGACGGCGCAGAAAGCTGGTTTTTCCGCAAGCCGGAAGCGATTATGGGCGCAATGGGCGATCTTGGCGTGCACAAATCCGACCTGATCCGCTGGCTGCTGGACGATGAAGTGGCGCAAATTGCTGGCTTCGTGGGCACAGTAGACAAAGACAGCGATGTTGACGACAACGCGAACTGCATACTTCGCATGAAGAGCGGCGCGATGGGTTCGCTTGTAGCTAGCTGGACTTATTATAAAGGCGAGGACAATAGCACGATTTTGTGGGGCTCCAAAGGCGTTATGAAAATCGGTACGCACCCGGATGATCAAGTAATTATTGAACTGCGCGATGGTACAGTAGAGCGCTACAAAACAGGTGAAATCTCCACAAATGAGAAGCAGCTGTCGAGTTTCGTAATTGATAAATTCATTGATTCCATCGTTAATGACACAACACCTGCTGTAACGGGCGAAGAGGGCCGCAAATCGCTTAAAGTTATTTTGAGCGCCTTCGAATCCCAAGCGACAGGCAAATTCATCGACATCAACTAA